The following proteins are encoded in a genomic region of Trichoplusia ni isolate ovarian cell line Hi5 chromosome 18, tn1, whole genome shotgun sequence:
- the LOC113502962 gene encoding facilitated trehalose transporter Tret1-2 homolog isoform X3: MGGARSARAAAGAGAACWGDRRARNMFSSIKGFWKVCRYGDLYMVLAALAAQSINISVGFCQGFSAVLLPQYTHEHPTISFEQSSWIASLGVISNPIGALLGGMMVDAVGRRLLLQSIVLPNLVGWLVIAFSETYIFLCIGRFITGFTIGMSTVSYIYVAEITTPEKRGVLSALGPGLVSTGIFIVYSLGAFIHWRKVAAICAGVSLLTPFLMYFVPESPLWLASKGQMKEAYNAMFWLRQNNSTAQQELMEFTKDRKAGETMTFSQKMSLFKRRSVVKPFALLIIFFIFQEMSGIYVILYYAVDFFKSVGTSVNEFTASIIVGGVRVFMGAVGACLINSFRRKTLAATSGLLLGIAMLGAAVCDSLNGPPLVKLACVLLHVSFSMVGFLQLPWIMSGELYPQDIRGVMSGATSCCAYVLIFFNIKTYPQLENLVTSNGTLYLFGGCALLGAAYCYFFLPETKGKTLTEIMKQFDEEKKEFDPEVGYTKEKASSSDGKPVQRRHSAGAAVSLDKN; this comes from the exons GTGCTGGCGGCCCTCGCCGCGCAGTCTATCAACATCTCGGTGGGCTTCTGCCAGGGGTTCTCAGCAGTGCTGCTGCCCCAGTACACACATGAACACCCCACGATATCTTTTGAACAGAGCTCATGGATCG CGAGTTTGGGAGTTATATCAAACCCCATCGGCGCCCTACTGGGCGGCATGATGGTGGACGCGGTTGGGAGACGACTCCTGCTGCAGTCCATAGTCCTACCCAACCTCGTGGGCTGGCTCGTCATTGCGTTCTCCGAAACTTACATCTTCCTTTGTATAGGAAGGTTTATTACTGGATTTACTATCG GTATGTCAACAGTTTCCTACATATACGTGGCGGAGATTACAACGCCGGAGAAGCGAGGCGTGCTGAGCGCGCTAGGACCTGGTCTAGTCTCTACTGGAATCTTCATCGTCTACTCACTGGGAGCCTTCATACACTGGAGGAAAGTAGCAGCGATCTGCGCAGGAGTGTCACTTTTAACACCGTTCCTAATGTACTTCGTTCCTGAGTCTCCTCTCTGGCTCGCCTCAAAAGGACAAATGAAAGAAGCTTACAACGCCATGTTTTGGCTTCGTCAAAACAACAGCACAGCCCAGCAGGAACTCATGGAGTTTACTAAGGACAGGAAAGCTGGAGAAACGATGACTTTCTCACAGAAGATGAGCCTTTTCAAGAGAAGAAGCGTTGTCAAGCCTTTTGCTCTGCTCATAATCTTCTTTATTTTCCAAGAAATGTCTGGAATTTACGTTATTCTGTATTATGCTGTCGACTTCTTCAAATCAGTGGGAACCAGTGTGAACGAATTCACAGCATCGATTATTGTGGGTGGAGTTCGAGTATTCATGGGTGCCGTGGGCGCCTGCCTCATCAACAGCTTTAGAAGAAAAACGTTAGCAGCCACGTCAGGGCTGTTACTGGGCATCGCTATGCTGGGCGCTGCGGTCTGTGACTCGTTAAATGGACCTCCGCTAGTGAAGCTGGCCTGCGTGTTACTGCACGTGTCCTTCAGTATGGTGGGCTTCCTGCAGCTGCCCTGGATCATGTCCGGGGAGCTGTACCCGCAGGACATCCGGGGAGTGATGTCGGGTGCGACCTCGTGCTGTGCATACGTGctcattttctttaacattaaGACTTACCCGCAGTTAGAGAACTTGGTGACTAGTAACGGTACGCTGTACCTGTTCGGAGGCTGTGCGCTCTTAGGAGCGGCCTATTGTTACTTTTTCCTTCCAGAGACAAAAGGGAAAACTTTGACTGAAATAATGAAGCAGTTCGACGAGGAAAAGAAGGAGTTCGACCCGGAGGTGGGCTACACGAAGGAGAAGGCGAGCAGCAGCGACGGCAAGCCGGTGCAGCGGCGGCACAGCGCCGGCGCCGCCGTGTCGCTCGACAAGAACTAG
- the LOC113502962 gene encoding facilitated trehalose transporter Tret1-2 homolog isoform X2 translates to MEGQTYDLGARSARAAAGAGAACWGDRRARNMFSSIKGFWKVCRYGDLYMVLAALAAQSINISVGFCQGFSAVLLPQYTHEHPTISFEQSSWIASLGVISNPIGALLGGMMVDAVGRRLLLQSIVLPNLVGWLVIAFSETYIFLCIGRFITGFTIGMSTVSYIYVAEITTPEKRGVLSALGPGLVSTGIFIVYSLGAFIHWRKVAAICAGVSLLTPFLMYFVPESPLWLASKGQMKEAYNAMFWLRQNNSTAQQELMEFTKDRKAGETMTFSQKMSLFKRRSVVKPFALLIIFFIFQEMSGIYVILYYAVDFFKSVGTSVNEFTASIIVGGVRVFMGAVGACLINSFRRKTLAATSGLLLGIAMLGAAVCDSLNGPPLVKLACVLLHVSFSMVGFLQLPWIMSGELYPQDIRGVMSGATSCCAYVLIFFNIKTYPQLENLVTSNGTLYLFGGCALLGAAYCYFFLPETKGKTLTEIMKQFDEEKKEFDPEVGYTKEKASSSDGKPVQRRHSAGAAVSLDKN, encoded by the exons GTGCTGGCGGCCCTCGCCGCGCAGTCTATCAACATCTCGGTGGGCTTCTGCCAGGGGTTCTCAGCAGTGCTGCTGCCCCAGTACACACATGAACACCCCACGATATCTTTTGAACAGAGCTCATGGATCG CGAGTTTGGGAGTTATATCAAACCCCATCGGCGCCCTACTGGGCGGCATGATGGTGGACGCGGTTGGGAGACGACTCCTGCTGCAGTCCATAGTCCTACCCAACCTCGTGGGCTGGCTCGTCATTGCGTTCTCCGAAACTTACATCTTCCTTTGTATAGGAAGGTTTATTACTGGATTTACTATCG GTATGTCAACAGTTTCCTACATATACGTGGCGGAGATTACAACGCCGGAGAAGCGAGGCGTGCTGAGCGCGCTAGGACCTGGTCTAGTCTCTACTGGAATCTTCATCGTCTACTCACTGGGAGCCTTCATACACTGGAGGAAAGTAGCAGCGATCTGCGCAGGAGTGTCACTTTTAACACCGTTCCTAATGTACTTCGTTCCTGAGTCTCCTCTCTGGCTCGCCTCAAAAGGACAAATGAAAGAAGCTTACAACGCCATGTTTTGGCTTCGTCAAAACAACAGCACAGCCCAGCAGGAACTCATGGAGTTTACTAAGGACAGGAAAGCTGGAGAAACGATGACTTTCTCACAGAAGATGAGCCTTTTCAAGAGAAGAAGCGTTGTCAAGCCTTTTGCTCTGCTCATAATCTTCTTTATTTTCCAAGAAATGTCTGGAATTTACGTTATTCTGTATTATGCTGTCGACTTCTTCAAATCAGTGGGAACCAGTGTGAACGAATTCACAGCATCGATTATTGTGGGTGGAGTTCGAGTATTCATGGGTGCCGTGGGCGCCTGCCTCATCAACAGCTTTAGAAGAAAAACGTTAGCAGCCACGTCAGGGCTGTTACTGGGCATCGCTATGCTGGGCGCTGCGGTCTGTGACTCGTTAAATGGACCTCCGCTAGTGAAGCTGGCCTGCGTGTTACTGCACGTGTCCTTCAGTATGGTGGGCTTCCTGCAGCTGCCCTGGATCATGTCCGGGGAGCTGTACCCGCAGGACATCCGGGGAGTGATGTCGGGTGCGACCTCGTGCTGTGCATACGTGctcattttctttaacattaaGACTTACCCGCAGTTAGAGAACTTGGTGACTAGTAACGGTACGCTGTACCTGTTCGGAGGCTGTGCGCTCTTAGGAGCGGCCTATTGTTACTTTTTCCTTCCAGAGACAAAAGGGAAAACTTTGACTGAAATAATGAAGCAGTTCGACGAGGAAAAGAAGGAGTTCGACCCGGAGGTGGGCTACACGAAGGAGAAGGCGAGCAGCAGCGACGGCAAGCCGGTGCAGCGGCGGCACAGCGCCGGCGCCGCCGTGTCGCTCGACAAGAACTAG
- the LOC113502962 gene encoding facilitated trehalose transporter Tret1-2 homolog isoform X5: MFSSIKGFWKVCRYGDLYMVLAALAAQSINISVGFCQGFSAVLLPQYTHEHPTISFEQSSWIASLGVISNPIGALLGGMMVDAVGRRLLLQSIVLPNLVGWLVIAFSETYIFLCIGRFITGFTIGMSTVSYIYVAEITTPEKRGVLSALGPGLVSTGIFIVYSLGAFIHWRKVAAICAGVSLLTPFLMYFVPESPLWLASKGQMKEAYNAMFWLRQNNSTAQQELMEFTKDRKAGETMTFSQKMSLFKRRSVVKPFALLIIFFIFQEMSGIYVILYYAVDFFKSVGTSVNEFTASIIVGGVRVFMGAVGACLINSFRRKTLAATSGLLLGIAMLGAAVCDSLNGPPLVKLACVLLHVSFSMVGFLQLPWIMSGELYPQDIRGVMSGATSCCAYVLIFFNIKTYPQLENLVTSNGTLYLFGGCALLGAAYCYFFLPETKGKTLTEIMKQFDEEKKEFDPEVGYTKEKASSSDGKPVQRRHSAGAAVSLDKN; the protein is encoded by the exons GTGCTGGCGGCCCTCGCCGCGCAGTCTATCAACATCTCGGTGGGCTTCTGCCAGGGGTTCTCAGCAGTGCTGCTGCCCCAGTACACACATGAACACCCCACGATATCTTTTGAACAGAGCTCATGGATCG CGAGTTTGGGAGTTATATCAAACCCCATCGGCGCCCTACTGGGCGGCATGATGGTGGACGCGGTTGGGAGACGACTCCTGCTGCAGTCCATAGTCCTACCCAACCTCGTGGGCTGGCTCGTCATTGCGTTCTCCGAAACTTACATCTTCCTTTGTATAGGAAGGTTTATTACTGGATTTACTATCG GTATGTCAACAGTTTCCTACATATACGTGGCGGAGATTACAACGCCGGAGAAGCGAGGCGTGCTGAGCGCGCTAGGACCTGGTCTAGTCTCTACTGGAATCTTCATCGTCTACTCACTGGGAGCCTTCATACACTGGAGGAAAGTAGCAGCGATCTGCGCAGGAGTGTCACTTTTAACACCGTTCCTAATGTACTTCGTTCCTGAGTCTCCTCTCTGGCTCGCCTCAAAAGGACAAATGAAAGAAGCTTACAACGCCATGTTTTGGCTTCGTCAAAACAACAGCACAGCCCAGCAGGAACTCATGGAGTTTACTAAGGACAGGAAAGCTGGAGAAACGATGACTTTCTCACAGAAGATGAGCCTTTTCAAGAGAAGAAGCGTTGTCAAGCCTTTTGCTCTGCTCATAATCTTCTTTATTTTCCAAGAAATGTCTGGAATTTACGTTATTCTGTATTATGCTGTCGACTTCTTCAAATCAGTGGGAACCAGTGTGAACGAATTCACAGCATCGATTATTGTGGGTGGAGTTCGAGTATTCATGGGTGCCGTGGGCGCCTGCCTCATCAACAGCTTTAGAAGAAAAACGTTAGCAGCCACGTCAGGGCTGTTACTGGGCATCGCTATGCTGGGCGCTGCGGTCTGTGACTCGTTAAATGGACCTCCGCTAGTGAAGCTGGCCTGCGTGTTACTGCACGTGTCCTTCAGTATGGTGGGCTTCCTGCAGCTGCCCTGGATCATGTCCGGGGAGCTGTACCCGCAGGACATCCGGGGAGTGATGTCGGGTGCGACCTCGTGCTGTGCATACGTGctcattttctttaacattaaGACTTACCCGCAGTTAGAGAACTTGGTGACTAGTAACGGTACGCTGTACCTGTTCGGAGGCTGTGCGCTCTTAGGAGCGGCCTATTGTTACTTTTTCCTTCCAGAGACAAAAGGGAAAACTTTGACTGAAATAATGAAGCAGTTCGACGAGGAAAAGAAGGAGTTCGACCCGGAGGTGGGCTACACGAAGGAGAAGGCGAGCAGCAGCGACGGCAAGCCGGTGCAGCGGCGGCACAGCGCCGGCGCCGCCGTGTCGCTCGACAAGAACTAG
- the LOC113502962 gene encoding facilitated trehalose transporter Tret1-2 homolog isoform X4 — translation MYRRRPQRAVHTQPIVPITSGMYSDIDKYFDSIGVSLTVLAALAAQSINISVGFCQGFSAVLLPQYTHEHPTISFEQSSWIASLGVISNPIGALLGGMMVDAVGRRLLLQSIVLPNLVGWLVIAFSETYIFLCIGRFITGFTIGMSTVSYIYVAEITTPEKRGVLSALGPGLVSTGIFIVYSLGAFIHWRKVAAICAGVSLLTPFLMYFVPESPLWLASKGQMKEAYNAMFWLRQNNSTAQQELMEFTKDRKAGETMTFSQKMSLFKRRSVVKPFALLIIFFIFQEMSGIYVILYYAVDFFKSVGTSVNEFTASIIVGGVRVFMGAVGACLINSFRRKTLAATSGLLLGIAMLGAAVCDSLNGPPLVKLACVLLHVSFSMVGFLQLPWIMSGELYPQDIRGVMSGATSCCAYVLIFFNIKTYPQLENLVTSNGTLYLFGGCALLGAAYCYFFLPETKGKTLTEIMKQFDEEKKEFDPEVGYTKEKASSSDGKPVQRRHSAGAAVSLDKN, via the exons GTGCTGGCGGCCCTCGCCGCGCAGTCTATCAACATCTCGGTGGGCTTCTGCCAGGGGTTCTCAGCAGTGCTGCTGCCCCAGTACACACATGAACACCCCACGATATCTTTTGAACAGAGCTCATGGATCG CGAGTTTGGGAGTTATATCAAACCCCATCGGCGCCCTACTGGGCGGCATGATGGTGGACGCGGTTGGGAGACGACTCCTGCTGCAGTCCATAGTCCTACCCAACCTCGTGGGCTGGCTCGTCATTGCGTTCTCCGAAACTTACATCTTCCTTTGTATAGGAAGGTTTATTACTGGATTTACTATCG GTATGTCAACAGTTTCCTACATATACGTGGCGGAGATTACAACGCCGGAGAAGCGAGGCGTGCTGAGCGCGCTAGGACCTGGTCTAGTCTCTACTGGAATCTTCATCGTCTACTCACTGGGAGCCTTCATACACTGGAGGAAAGTAGCAGCGATCTGCGCAGGAGTGTCACTTTTAACACCGTTCCTAATGTACTTCGTTCCTGAGTCTCCTCTCTGGCTCGCCTCAAAAGGACAAATGAAAGAAGCTTACAACGCCATGTTTTGGCTTCGTCAAAACAACAGCACAGCCCAGCAGGAACTCATGGAGTTTACTAAGGACAGGAAAGCTGGAGAAACGATGACTTTCTCACAGAAGATGAGCCTTTTCAAGAGAAGAAGCGTTGTCAAGCCTTTTGCTCTGCTCATAATCTTCTTTATTTTCCAAGAAATGTCTGGAATTTACGTTATTCTGTATTATGCTGTCGACTTCTTCAAATCAGTGGGAACCAGTGTGAACGAATTCACAGCATCGATTATTGTGGGTGGAGTTCGAGTATTCATGGGTGCCGTGGGCGCCTGCCTCATCAACAGCTTTAGAAGAAAAACGTTAGCAGCCACGTCAGGGCTGTTACTGGGCATCGCTATGCTGGGCGCTGCGGTCTGTGACTCGTTAAATGGACCTCCGCTAGTGAAGCTGGCCTGCGTGTTACTGCACGTGTCCTTCAGTATGGTGGGCTTCCTGCAGCTGCCCTGGATCATGTCCGGGGAGCTGTACCCGCAGGACATCCGGGGAGTGATGTCGGGTGCGACCTCGTGCTGTGCATACGTGctcattttctttaacattaaGACTTACCCGCAGTTAGAGAACTTGGTGACTAGTAACGGTACGCTGTACCTGTTCGGAGGCTGTGCGCTCTTAGGAGCGGCCTATTGTTACTTTTTCCTTCCAGAGACAAAAGGGAAAACTTTGACTGAAATAATGAAGCAGTTCGACGAGGAAAAGAAGGAGTTCGACCCGGAGGTGGGCTACACGAAGGAGAAGGCGAGCAGCAGCGACGGCAAGCCGGTGCAGCGGCGGCACAGCGCCGGCGCCGCCGTGTCGCTCGACAAGAACTAG